ATCTCTCCTGGAAGACAactgtggagctgcagctgctctgaagagcaaagctgctgagctgagtCACGGGTGAAAGCTCTGGAGAGATGCCGGGAGGCTGCAACCCTGCCCAGAGTCCTTCAACATGAACAGGGAGGACATGGGGAGCAGTTGAACAGCTCACCCTGCTCCTAGATGGGAATGACAATTTCCATGTGTTTGGCAGGAAAGCTACCCAGCAAAGCACCCCTGACAGACTGCTCACCCTGGCAATAGAGAAGGTGCTCCCCGGCTGGTggccagagctctgctgctagAAGAAACTCTGCATTGcgaaggcagcaggaggaggaagaggaatgcTAGTCtggcccagctgctgctcccaccctccTTGCCCACAGCTAGCTCACCTTGGCCTTGTTCTGGACAGGCAGATACAGCTTGAACTCAGCTGGGAGCTCATCCTCTGAGTACAGCCGGTCAGAGAAATACACCCGTCGGATGCGACAGTTGGCATGGATCTGAGAGTCAAAACAAAGAGTGCATTTTCCATATGCTCTTTCCACATCCAGCTTTGCTGTCATGCAGCAACATAGATTCCTTGGCTCAGCAGCTGGACATCTACCTCACTGCTTCTCTCTGAATCTGACAGGGCAGCAGAGAAATGTTGGCCTGTACCCTCTGCTTTGCGTTAGATGCTCTCTCCAGCAGTGCACAACTGGCTCAAGAGATTTGGCCAAGCTCTGGCATCTCTGCCAACTGAGATCTGCCTTAGTTGCTAAGGGGATTCTTTGCTGCAAACCCACCTCTGTTTCACTGGTATCAGCATTTGCCAGAACACCCACAGCCTCAGCCTGCTGCATTTTTAACACTCCTACTTCAGGGCCTGCCTAAGGTCAGGAATGAGCCTGTCCAGTCTGCGCTGCCTCCACTATCAGTTGGCAGTGAAGGAGTCTCTCCAGTCCCCATCATGGGTATGTGAGAAGGCAGACAAATCCCACCTGACTGTCTGTACACTTCTGGGCAGTCCTGTAAGGAACTGCAGCAATCCCCTCATACTAAGGAACAGGCGTGCTCCGCACACGGGCATTCCTCAAAATAGCACACTCCACTGGACAGAGCAAATGTGAATCCCTAGCATATGGAACAAGTTCTACATCCTCAGCAGGAACAAACGCTGCATCAGCTCTGGTACAAGGGGCTCACTGAAGGCAGGGCCACTCTACTACCATTAGGAAACAAGCCTGAGCAAGGATATGTACAGTTAGTACACTCTGGGTCTTTCCCATTTGGCCAGTCACTGTCTGGTGTATCCGGACAGTAAGGCAGTACACAGCTAATTCCCAGCAGACCTCCACCTCCATGGCACGTCACAGGGAACTGCAACTCTTACCCTAACCAACAGCCAGCCAgagaaacaagaggaaatggggTCCTTCATCCCAGTCTAGTCCAGTGAAGTGACGCCTCAATTGGGCCTTTGCTCCCTTTCTGCAGCGCTGTgcaaagagcagagctggcaaagGAACCGCTAACGGCTAAACCTGgattcccaaactgctgtcccagccAGAAGGGAGATGACCAGCCATTGGTTTCTGTGGGCAGGACATGCCCGTGCCTTACCTGAACTCTGAGGGTCTCGATGTAATTTGTGCCGTAAGCACGGCGCGTGAAGTCTGACAGGTTGAACTGGATTTGGTTCCAGCCGTCGTCCAGCCGCATGGGCATGGTGCAGATGAAGGGCTTCACCCGCGTCGTGCTCTGGTAGTTACTCGCCCGGAAGCGCCGGCGCACGTTCTTATCATCCAGCACCTGGGGCAAGCAAGGCAATGCTGAGCCAGGCATCGGGGTCCCCGACTCCCCAGGACAGCTCTACCCGTCTTCCAGAGGGCTCTCCTACTCCCACCCCCTCCACTTCACAGCAGAAGGAATTTTAACACAGGAAACAGACGCATTTTCAGGAACAGCAACAATGTGCTTGTGAGCTGACTGATGCCCCCATAGCAGAAGACCTGACACATTCACATGgccaagaaagcaaaactgttttgGGGATCACTCACTGCCTGGGACAAGTTCCAACACAAGACTGCAGGCTCTCTGGCGCCTTCCTCACTGGTCCCTGGAGGGGCCTCCCCACTGCACACTCCTCACCTGCACTTCAAAAGTGAAGTATTTTTTCAGGTTCTTGATGATCATCACTAGGAAAGGTAGTTTGATGCCCAGGGTCTTCTTTGGGTCAGCAGGGCACGTGATGTACGTGGTActgagaggagagaaaaaaacaccttaGGATCTCATACAGCACAAAGTGCACAGCCTCAGGCAACCCAAGTCTCTCCCTTGGCCCAATGCAGCCTTGAAGGACAGGCAGAAATGGATAACTGTGATCATAAGATCTCAGCAGCAACCAGGGCTTCCTGTAACAGGAGGGAGAGATTCAGAGGTAGCTGCAGCAGAACAAGATAAATGGCACGAAGAATGAATTTCAAATCCCACTTTTCTCACCCAGGGCATGAAACCCCTTCCTAGAGAGCTTCACCTCCTCAATTTCAAGGCCATGTCAGCACTGTTTCTTAACACAGCCTCCTCCTACCCTTGACTGAACAGGTAGAGCcctccagagcacagcagaggccCTGTGTGCTCTATATGGCTGGTAAAACAGAGGTCACGAGCCCCAGAAGTACACGTCAGGCCTGGCAAGTTCTCTATCAACACTTCTTGGAGGAAGAGAAGCGTTGGCTCAGCCTGTCTGCAGGAGAGGAGTCTCCACTGCCCTTATAAGGAGCGCCCTGCTCTGAATCACCCCTGGAGAAGCCTTGGAGACTCTGAGCCCGCTCACAGAGCTGGCGTCTGTCTCCCGGGTCGCTGGAGACGAGGTTGCTAAGTGAAGCACCATAAGCAACTCCCCTCATAAATCTCCCTTTGATCTTCCTGCCGTAGGGAGAGCAGCCATCACgtggggagagcagcagagcaggccCAAGACAAGAGAAGAtgcagcaggcagtgctgctttCTCAGTAACTGGCAGCTCTGACTAGGACTGGGTATCAAATACAGCTTTTATTCCCTTCAAGTGACGGAAAAATAATGGGACTTTATTTTTTATCCCTTAGGCCCACTGAGGATGAGAGAGAGCTCTACAAACACGTCTAGGGAAATGCATGGTACAGTGTCACAAAGGAGTGTCAGAGCTCTAACCCCAGATCCTTCAATTTACTGACAAAGAGATTGCAGTAGAGTTTGAAGGTGATGTCTGGTGGGCACTGACAAATGGTATCCCCCCAGGACACACCAGGACAGAGGAAGATGCCTTCTCCTACCTGACATTTGTTCCTTCAATCTCCAGCACCAGTGACTGAATGTCATTGTCTGTGATTCGCTTGATGTGGCCATTGCGCACCTGGAACAAAAGCGGGGCAGAAAGCACAGACGTTACGTGAGAGGGAAACAAGAGGCACACACAGCTCCactgagaggaggaaagagatcCCAGGAGGACTCATATACATTCACTTGGCTCCTATTCTCCTGGACTTTGCTGTTTCCAAGGCTTTGATCACGGCCCCAGAGTGCCAGGACTCCAAGCACGAGTTTATGGCCCAGCACGTACACTGAGTGCAAGACTTTCATCTCTCCAAATACGCTACAGTGAACGCAAGGGACTCAAGCCTTGTGCTAGAGgcccaaataaacaaacataaaagTGTCAGAGCAAGATCAAACTCGAGTGGAATGAAGGGTAAAAACAAGCACGAGCAATAGAGGGGCAAGCAAGGGGAGCCACCAGCCAGCCACTGGTCACCAAGGGGACTTAGTCTCTACTGCTGGGCATGGTCAACTGCCTTGGGGAAGAGCTGGACCAGATTGGAGCTTGGTTACAATCCTTCATAATTGCAGCACATGGAAGCACAGAGCCATCACTGCTCTCCTGAGGGGCACAGGGATTTGGCTTCCTGGAGgcagccagctccccacagagctcagggaggcCAGGGCTGGAACCAGGAGCCAAcacaaattcatttttctccaCAAGCAATATGGCTGAATCCCAGGGCctgaggatttattttttttaatgaagcagCTCACTTCCCATCAAATTTATCTCCATTTAAAAGGCACTTTTGCTAATTAAGCCCTCTGCTCTCGCCCAGTGCTGGATCAGCGAATTGCAATGCTCCTTCCGGCTCcatgaattaatttctttagaaCCCATCACTGCTGCTAATATAAAGGATACATTAAGCTTCTAATGGGATGGTTCCAGTCATGAGCTACGAAATGATTTACAGGTTTAGCAATTCATCTTCAAAATTCAtttcttcagagggacctgCCTGTCTCTACATTCAGCAGTTTCAAGAACCTCAGCCTGGATCACCCGCCTGCTCTGTTAAGCATGAGAGTGCAGCTCACCCTGTCAGGCTGCTCTTAACTCTGCTCAGATAATTCCAGAAAACACTAAGTTTGCAGAGAGGATCCTTACAGGATAACCCTATTTCTCTACTGCATCATGTGCAACTCCCATGGGTTTATAGGTCTGCAAGGAGAAACCCACTGAACGAGGTCTGGACAAGCTgccttttgaaatgtttgtttgtttgttttttaaatcaccAGAAGCAGAAGCCCCACGTGAATCTATCTGAAGCAGTGATTGGCATATGGGAAATTAAATCCTGGAAGCCACAAGGATACAGCATGCAGAATGAACACTGGGAAATAACCTTGCCTAAGGAGGTGAGAGTAGTGTGCAACAAAGCCTGCCTCTGCATCACGTAAGACAGCTTTCACCAAAGCTGTGTGGAGCTTATGGATCCACAGAGGGGAGAGAGTTCACCTTGGGCTTCTCTGGAGAGGACAATAATAGAGAAAACAGCTACACATGCTTTAAAACAATTAGTCAGCAGTGTTTCTATCTGCATCTAGGTCCTCTTCCTTAGTCTGTGAagtctttccttccccagatCACAGGGACAATGAAAAGGGATAACTCTTCCTCAGTGGCACCAGGAATGGGATGaaagacagcagaaaagagaggagatAAGTACAAAACAGGGCCAGGCTTGCCCCTACCTCACAAAAGCTCAGAAAGATaagatttcagaaaattttagaaATCCAAACAAAATACTCAACATTTCTACTTGGCCAATATTTTCTAAACATCTTAAGCCTAAGAAGATGGActtttaagctgaaaaaaaggGCAGTAGCCCcgttagaaaataaaagttcttcAAATGCTTACTATCCTCTGAATCAGGATAACTGGAAAGGTACTTGCTGTCTAAAGATACATGGGAAAAGATTTTCAGATGCAAACCTCAAAACTTGCAGGGTTTAGAGGGAGTAGCAGCTTCACCGACAGTTGTGACTGAACATATATAATTCTCAAGGCTGCTGTTGCTGCTAGCAACACTATTCAAATGTaacaaaggcaaaaggaaaagcagcaaggagCAATCCTCCCCAGGCCCAGACAGGACCCCACAGTCCAGTCCGAGGCTGCTCCCGCATCGTTGCCAGTCATCCCGTCGTCAGGCGATGGGCTTGTGGTGGCAACAGCAAGCCAGCCATCACCCAGCCTGCCACAGGCACACCCTCACCTCGGGACAGGCCACTGCTTCTCAAAGCCAGTGGTGGGTCCAGAACAGGCATGAGGCCCTTGT
The Chiroxiphia lanceolata isolate bChiLan1 chromosome 13, bChiLan1.pri, whole genome shotgun sequence DNA segment above includes these coding regions:
- the CFAP20 gene encoding cilia- and flagella-associated protein 20 isoform X1, encoding MFKNTFQSGFLSVLYSIGSKPLQIWDKKVRNGHIKRITDNDIQSLVLEIEGTNVSTTYITCPADPKKTLGIKLPFLVMIIKNLKKYFTFEVQVLDDKNVRRRFRASNYQSTTRVKPFICTMPMRLDDGWNQIQFNLSDFTRRAYGTNYIETLRVQIHANCRIRRVYFSDRLYSEDELPAEFKLYLPVQNKAKVS
- the CFAP20 gene encoding cilia- and flagella-associated protein 20 isoform X2: MFKNTFQSGFLSVLYSIGSKPLQIWDKKVRNGHIKRITDNDIQSLVLEIEGTNVSTTYITCPADPKKTLGIKLPFLVMIIKNLKKYFTFEVQVLDDKNVRRRFRASNYQSTTRVKPFICTMPMRLDDGWNQIQFNLSDFTRRAYGTNYIETLRVQIHANCRIRRVYFSDRLYSEDELPAEFKLYLPVQNKAKQ